The sequence AATTCGCTGGGATACACCGTGTTGTTGTACCACACCGTAAAGGAAGCGATAAAGCCCATCAGGGACAACGCCCCCAAACTGTAGGACAAATAGGCTTCCCCAGACCAAATCAGGGCGCGCCGTGCCCAGCCAAACGGGGTGGTGAGAATGTGCCAAATGCCCCCGAAGATGCAGATAAACCCGACCCAGATATGGCCGCCAATCACATCCTCCATGTTGTCCACCCCGGCGATGGAACCGGCACCGCCAAAGGGCGAATTCAGCACATAACCAAAGATCACCCTGGGGTCAATGGTGGGGTTGGTAATCACCCGCACATCGCCGCCCCCCGGGGCCCAAGTGTCGTACACCCCACCCAGGAACATGGCCTTCACCACCAACAGGAGCGCCCCCAACCCCAACAGGATCAGGTGAATCCCCAAGATGGTGGTCATTTTGTTCTTATCCCGCCAGTCGTAGCCGAAAAACGGGAAGGACTGCTCCAGGGTATCCGGGCCAATCAGGGCGTGGAACAAACCGCCAAAGCCCAACACCGCCGACGAAATCAGGTGCAGTACCCCGGTCACAAAATAGGGGTTAATATCCACCACCTCCCCGCCCGGGCCAACCCCGTACCCCAGGGTCGCCAAGTGGGGCAGGAGAATCAACCCCTGTTCATACATGGGCTGGTTGGGGTTAAAATGCGCCACCTCGAACAGGGTCATCGCCCCCGTCCAAAACACGATCAGCCCCGCATGGGCCACGTGCGCCCCCAACAGCTTACCGGACAACTCAATCAGGCGGGCATTGCCAGACCACCAAGCATAACCGGTGGAATCCTGATCCCGACCGCCAACCACTAAACCAGGGTTATAGAGCGTTTCCACGGGGCAAAACCTCCTCGGGGAAGACAAAG comes from Synechococcus sp. C9 and encodes:
- the psbC gene encoding photosystem II reaction center protein CP43, which produces METLYNPGLVVGGRDQDSTGYAWWSGNARLIELSGKLLGAHVAHAGLIVFWTGAMTLFEVAHFNPNQPMYEQGLILLPHLATLGYGVGPGGEVVDINPYFVTGVLHLISSAVLGFGGLFHALIGPDTLEQSFPFFGYDWRDKNKMTTILGIHLILLGLGALLLVVKAMFLGGVYDTWAPGGGDVRVITNPTIDPRVIFGYVLNSPFGGAGSIAGVDNMEDVIGGHIWVGFICIFGGIWHILTTPFGWARRALIWSGEAYLSYSLGALSLMGFIASFTVWYNNTVYPSEFYGPTGPEASQAQAMTFLIRDQKLGANIGSAQGPTGLGKYLMRSPSGEIIFGGETMRFWDFRGPWLEPLRGPNGLDLNKLKNDIQPWQERRAAEYMTHAPLGSINSVGGVATEINSVNYVSPRAWLAASHFILGFFLLIGHLWHAGRARAAVAGFEKGIDRKAEPVLSMPNLD